In Nitrospira sp., the genomic window CCGTCACCGATTCTACAACCCACTACGCCTTGTTCAAGCGCACGCTGGAGCGAGATGGCATTGATCTTCCCAACGAATATCTCCACCGCTGATGCCTGACACTGAACTATTGCACAGAGCCCCGTCCCACCTGGTACACTCGACGCCCGACGAGACTATCGCATGAGCACCCTCACCCCGGTCATGGTTCCCGAAGCCCTCGACACGACGGACGTGGGCACCGGCAACGATCTGGAAGCCCGCGTCATCGTCTTCAACTGCGAGTGCCATACGTACCAACAGGTCATCGCCCTGTTCTGTAAATGTATTCCCGGGATGAACTCTTCGCGGGCGTTTGAGTTGGCCTGGCGAATCGACCATGAAGGGCAGGCCACGGTTTACTCGGGGGCACGAAAGTTGGCAGAAGAGATCGGGGCGAAGCTGGCAGCCGGGGGATTACGGGTCGGGGTGCAGTAGAGAATAACAGGAGAGGCGTACTGGTCTGCGCCGACCGGGTCGACGCAGACGCAGGTCACTTGGTACGCTTTTTCGGCGCAGTGGTCTTCGTGGTCGTGGACTTGCGAGCGGCAGGAGCCGCGGCTTTCTGGCTTCCCTTCGCGCTGCCGTGGGCCGCTTGGGAACCTTTCGCCGTCTTGGCCGGAGCTTGAGCCGCCTTTTGTTCCTGGGCCGCCGCCGCTTTGTAGTAAGACTTATTGAGTTTGCTCAGCATATCGCCATTCAACACGCGAACTTGATACAATTCGAACAGCTTGCTGATGGCCTTGGGATCACCCTTCCGTGCCAGACCCAACAGACGTCGCCGTTGGTTCATTTCTTCTTCTTCCGTATGAGACGCTGCTCGCCGCTCCATAGCGCTCCTTTCAAGGCATGCTGAAACCCAGGGCACTCATCCGCTCTATCGTCGGATGAAATGGGAGTAAGTATAACAGATTCGGCCTAGCCAGTACTACACAAACCTACGCCAGCAAGTGAAAAAATTCTCCCCGCGGCGTACGAGACCGGACGATCCACCCCAGCACCTCGGGTTGTAGATGTCCGACAAAGGCCTCTATAATTCCGATGTAGATCAACCTCGAGATGAAGGAGCCCCAATGGAACATGTTGCCTCGATCGATACAGCAGTCACAGTTGCCGACGAGCCCCAAGCCCGCGCCCTCCTCCAGCAAGCCTTTGAGAGCACCGCGCGTTGGCAACCTGACTTCCGCGGGTTTTCGGCCAACCTGACCGTCAACACCAACGGCCAGCTGGTGGAAGGGACCGTCGTCGTCAAGGGCCCTCGTGAAGTGACTGTGCAACTGCCTGATGAAGCGATTCAAAAGTGGGCGCAAGAGCAGATCGGGATGATCGCCGTGCACCGTGCGCCCCGCAAGTTTGAAGAATCGGACGGCAAACATCGCCTGACGATGGAAGCAGGCGATGAGCATCCGCTCGGACGGCGGCTCGACATCCATGGCGACGGCATGCAGTCGTTCTACCGCATCAAGGACACGCGTATCACCCAGATCAACCGGAAGATGCCCCACGTGGCCTTTACGATCAATGTGGAAGAGAGCAGCACCACGCAGGACCAGAAGCAGCTGACGACGAAGTATACCGTGTATTATTTCTCGCCGAAGGACGGCGCACTTCGCAATGTCGAGAGCTTCACGGATACGCATGTGCGTGTGGGGGCCTCTGATCTCCCAGCGACCCGGCGCATCATTTCCTATGAAAACGGCGCCGTACTCGTACGGACCCTCACCTTCACCAATCATAAATTGTTGGCATGATGGATTTACGCACGACGTTCCCGCGCAGCATGAAAACGAGGCTGGGTGGCTATGTCCACCTGGCACGCATGATCGATAAGTGTCGCGCGGTGCTGGCCGGGACTGAGGGTGAATATATCTATCCCTGCCCGATGGATGACCGGCTCTTGGAGTATGCCGGTATCACCGCTGAGCACTTCACCTCAGCAGTGAAGGCCAATCCGACCGATGACGGGGTGGTTGAGTGGTTTCGACGCACCGCCACCCCGCGTCGCGAGGCGGAACTCGCTGAATGGAACGCGAAGCTGCTTGAGCGCGGACCGAGTTCGCCGGAGAGCGCCGCGAAGTTTACGAAGTACCGCGATGCAGTAGATGCCTCCCGCACGGACATCACCGCCTGGTCGGACCTGCAGGACCTGGAGGAGGGCAGGCCCGTTCCACGAAGAGGATAGTGTTTACAAGCCTTGTTCTACTGACCACCGCATACAGCAGTTCCGACCGTATCCAACTGGAATTCAGCTGTATCCCTCTCGATACGTTCCGTCTACATGGCCTGGGTTCCCAAGAGGAGCACCGATTGCTCGCCGTATACGCGAAAACTGCGTAATGTATGACAGGTCCTGGGGTTCTGCTTTGGTTGAGCATCAGACGAATCCGGCCTGGCACGTGACTGGCTTGCCAATCCCATCAACGCACAGTGCAACCACCCATTTCCCCATCAGCAGGAGGTACGTCCATGGCCCTTGTTCAACAGAATCTTGTTCCGGGAACCGGCGACCATTTGATTACCCTCGACACGGAAACCAACCTCGAATGGCTCAGCCTGAACGCGACTGCCAATCTCTCCTACCTGGAAGTCCTGGGCGGAGCCGGAGGCTATACCACCACCTATGGATTTCGTTATGCCACCGGAGAAGAGATCGGCCAGCTTCAGCAACATGCGGGAATTACCAAGCATGGCCTCTCGCAAGTTGTGCCCTTTCCCCAGAGCAATCATGTCGCCATGGAAACTCTCATCGAGTTGATGGGAGGCGTCGCGCTGAATTCGTCGACCAGCAGCGGCTCGGTGCTGGTCCAAACACAAGGCATGATGAAGTTTCGAGGCACGGGAGTTCCGACACCGGCAACGCCCATGAGCGTCGTACAGCTCTGGCTATTCAAGAACAATCCAGCCAGCTCCTATGCCGACAGCAATCCGGCAGAGCCAGCCGGCACACGATTTCCAGCGATCGCATCCTATCTGGTGCGCGATCGCATCATGCCAGCCAGTTGAATCGCACGAGGAAGGTCGGCCAAGGCTGCTAAAACCGGTAAGACGAAAAAGAGAGCCTGATCCTACCTGCTTGCCCGTCCCATGAAGTCGAATGATCGGCTTCATGGGATCCCTGCCTCAGCTCTTACGACAGGGAGACTAACCCACCCAACCCGGCACCCGGAGATTGATTTATTTTCAGGAGAAGCATAGGCTAGAACCCACGTGCTCGTGATAACCCGTCGCATAAGACCCGCAGGGTGACATCATGGCAACTATGGCGCCGCGTGACCAATC contains:
- a CDS encoding DUF5069 domain-containing protein, whose amino-acid sequence is MMDLRTTFPRSMKTRLGGYVHLARMIDKCRAVLAGTEGEYIYPCPMDDRLLEYAGITAEHFTSAVKANPTDDGVVEWFRRTATPRREAELAEWNAKLLERGPSSPESAAKFTKYRDAVDASRTDITAWSDLQDLEEGRPVPRRG
- a CDS encoding ATP-dependent Clp protease adaptor ClpS — translated: MSTLTPVMVPEALDTTDVGTGNDLEARVIVFNCECHTYQQVIALFCKCIPGMNSSRAFELAWRIDHEGQATVYSGARKLAEEIGAKLAAGGLRVGVQ
- a CDS encoding DUF3386 domain-containing protein, which produces MEHVASIDTAVTVADEPQARALLQQAFESTARWQPDFRGFSANLTVNTNGQLVEGTVVVKGPREVTVQLPDEAIQKWAQEQIGMIAVHRAPRKFEESDGKHRLTMEAGDEHPLGRRLDIHGDGMQSFYRIKDTRITQINRKMPHVAFTINVEESSTTQDQKQLTTKYTVYYFSPKDGALRNVESFTDTHVRVGASDLPATRRIISYENGAVLVRTLTFTNHKLLA